The following coding sequences are from one Betaproteobacteria bacterium window:
- a CDS encoding urease subunit beta, whose translation MIPGELLAQAGEIELNAGRPTLTLSVANTGDRPIQVGSHYHFFETNAALAFDREAARGYRLDIAAGTAVRFEPGQSRTVQLVALAGDRKVYGFRGLIQGAL comes from the coding sequence ATGATCCCCGGTGAACTCCTCGCCCAAGCCGGCGAAATCGAACTGAACGCCGGCCGCCCGACGCTCACGCTGTCGGTGGCCAATACCGGCGACCGGCCGATCCAGGTCGGTTCCCACTACCATTTCTTCGAAACCAACGCCGCCCTGGCCTTCGACCGGGAAGCGGCGCGGGGCTACCGCCTCGATATCGCCGCCGGCACCGCGGTGCGCTTCGAGCCGGGCCAGTCGCGCACCGTGCAACTCGTCGCCCTGGCCGGAGACCGCAAGGTCTACGGCTTTCGCGGCTTGATCCAGGGGGCGCTGTGA
- a CDS encoding urease subunit gamma produces MELTPREKDKLLIFTAGLLAERRLAKGMKLNYPEAVALITCAILEGAREGRPVAELMHAGTRVLSRAQVMDGVPEMIPDIQVEATFPDGTKLVTVHHPIP; encoded by the coding sequence ATGGAACTCACCCCCCGCGAAAAGGACAAGCTCCTCATCTTCACCGCCGGTCTCCTGGCCGAGCGCCGGCTGGCCAAGGGAATGAAGCTCAACTACCCGGAGGCGGTGGCCCTCATCACCTGCGCCATCCTGGAAGGGGCCCGGGAGGGCCGCCCGGTGGCCGAACTGATGCACGCCGGCACCCGCGTCCTGTCCCGCGCCCAGGTGATGGATGGCGTGCCGGAAATGATCCCCGACATCCAGGTGGAGGCGACCTTCCCCGACGGCACCAAACTGGTCACCGTCCACCACCCGATCCCCTGA
- a CDS encoding urease accessory protein UreD, which yields MTSRLPDSAAQPASCWQAELRLDFARSGARTVLEGNRHRGPLRVQKALYPEGEDVCQAIVLHPPSGIAGGDRLSLAAHLGPGAHAQLTTPGAGKWYRSAGAEASQTLDFTLAAGATLEWLPQESIVFDGARARMSASVALAADARYLGWDILCLGRRASGERFATGRCDLALSLSRDGRPLWHEQGGFDGGDRLLSSPVGWAGATVAGTLLCAFPELPAHAAGLLQACRAVAPADGARHGLTVLPGAGGGVLAARYLGDGSEAARLWFVALWQVLRPACCGRQAVVPRIWNT from the coding sequence ATGACTTCCCGCCTTCCGGATTCCGCTGCGCAGCCCGCTTCCTGCTGGCAGGCCGAACTGCGCCTGGACTTCGCCCGCAGCGGTGCCCGGACGGTGCTGGAGGGCAATCGCCACCGCGGGCCCCTGCGGGTGCAGAAGGCGCTGTACCCTGAGGGAGAGGACGTCTGCCAGGCCATCGTGCTGCATCCGCCTTCCGGCATCGCCGGGGGGGATCGCTTGAGCCTGGCCGCCCACCTGGGGCCGGGCGCCCACGCCCAGCTCACCACGCCGGGGGCCGGCAAGTGGTATCGCAGCGCCGGGGCAGAAGCTTCCCAGACCCTGGATTTCACCCTCGCCGCGGGCGCCACCCTGGAGTGGCTGCCCCAGGAGAGCATCGTCTTCGACGGCGCCCGGGCGCGCATGAGCGCCAGCGTGGCCCTGGCCGCCGACGCCCGCTACCTCGGCTGGGACATCCTCTGCCTGGGACGCCGGGCTTCCGGGGAGCGCTTCGCCACAGGGCGATGCGATTTGGCCCTGAGCCTGAGCCGGGACGGCCGGCCCCTGTGGCATGAGCAGGGCGGTTTCGACGGCGGCGACCGGCTGCTCTCCAGCCCCGTCGGCTGGGCGGGGGCCACCGTGGCCGGCACCTTGTTGTGCGCCTTTCCCGAACTCCCCGCCCACGCGGCGGGCCTGCTGCAAGCCTGCCGTGCCGTCGCGCCGGCCGACGGCGCCCGCCATGGCCTGACCGTCCTGCCCGGTGCCGGCGGCGGCGTGCTGGCGGCGCGTTATCTGGGCGACGGGAGCGAAGCGGCCCGCCTGTGGTTCGTCGCCCTGTGGCAAGTCCTGCGGCCCGCCTGCTGCGGCCGCCAGGCCGTCGTCCCCCGTATCTGGAACACCTGA
- the queF gene encoding NADPH-dependent 7-cyano-7-deazaguanine reductase QueF, protein MPPDTRNDSPLGKPTEYRSSYAPELLYPIPRQLKRDELGLDAAALPFVGEDLWNAYELSWLDLRGKPVVALGRFRVPAASPCLVESKSLKLYLNSFNQTAFANLATVRETIALDLGAAAGAPVAVDLADLRDRPAVFFGYPPGECLDGLDVACEAYLPAPDLLGAADGPVVEECLYSHLLKSNCLVTGQPDWATVVIRYRGRPMDREGLLRYIVSFRNHNEFHEQCVERMFCDLSRRCAPEALAVYARYTRRGGLDINPFRSSGEYAAPQDLREPRQ, encoded by the coding sequence ATGCCTCCCGACACCCGCAACGACTCCCCCCTCGGCAAACCCACCGAGTACCGTTCCTCCTACGCGCCTGAACTGCTCTACCCCATTCCCCGCCAGCTCAAGCGGGATGAATTGGGCCTGGACGCGGCAGCGCTGCCCTTCGTAGGGGAAGATTTATGGAATGCCTACGAGCTGTCCTGGCTCGACCTGCGGGGCAAGCCCGTGGTGGCCCTGGGGCGCTTTCGGGTGCCGGCGGCGAGTCCCTGCCTGGTGGAATCGAAGTCCTTGAAGCTCTATCTCAATTCCTTCAATCAGACAGCCTTTGCCAATCTGGCCACGGTGCGGGAGACCATCGCGCTGGATCTCGGTGCGGCGGCGGGCGCTCCGGTGGCGGTGGATCTGGCCGACCTGCGCGACAGGCCGGCGGTTTTTTTCGGCTACCCGCCGGGGGAGTGCCTCGACGGCCTGGACGTGGCCTGCGAGGCCTACCTGCCGGCCCCCGACCTGCTCGGCGCCGCGGACGGCCCCGTCGTCGAGGAATGCCTCTACTCGCACCTGCTGAAGTCCAACTGCCTGGTGACCGGCCAGCCGGACTGGGCGACGGTGGTGATCCGCTACCGGGGGCGGCCCATGGACCGGGAAGGCTTGCTGCGCTACATCGTCTCCTTTCGCAACCATAACGAATTCCACGAACAGTGCGTCGAGCGCATGTTTTGCGACCTGAGCCGCCGCTGCGCCCCCGAGGCCCTGGCGGTCTATGCCCGCTACACGCGGCGCGGCGGCCTGGATATCAATCCCTTCCGCAGCAGCGGCGAGTACGCCGCCCCCCAGGATCTGCGGGAGCCGCGCCAGTAG
- the urtE gene encoding urea ABC transporter ATP-binding subunit UrtE: MLQIDSLHQAYGGSHILRGLSFTVETGKVTTLLGRNGVGKTTLLKALMGLVPTRSGSITFDGRDITALAPHDRVRAGIGYVPQGREIFPRLTVEENLLMGLATQKSGTRIPERIFDMFPVLRQMLHRRGGDLSGGQQQQLAIGRALAMGPKLLILDEPTEGIQPSIIKDIERAIRTLAQSGEMAILLVEQYYDFAESLADQYLLMERGEFIMRGSGETMPSDGVREALAV, translated from the coding sequence ATGCTCCAAATCGACTCCCTCCACCAAGCCTACGGCGGCAGCCACATCCTCCGGGGGCTCAGTTTTACCGTCGAGACCGGCAAGGTCACCACCCTCCTGGGCCGCAACGGCGTGGGCAAGACGACGCTGCTGAAGGCGCTCATGGGACTGGTCCCGACCCGTTCCGGAAGCATCACCTTCGACGGGCGCGACATCACCGCCCTTGCGCCCCACGATCGGGTCCGGGCCGGCATCGGCTACGTGCCCCAGGGGCGGGAAATCTTTCCCCGTCTGACGGTGGAGGAAAATCTCCTCATGGGGCTGGCGACCCAGAAGAGCGGCACCCGGATTCCCGAGCGCATCTTCGACATGTTCCCGGTGTTGAGGCAGATGCTGCACCGCCGCGGCGGGGACCTTTCCGGGGGCCAGCAGCAGCAGCTTGCCATCGGCCGCGCCCTGGCCATGGGCCCCAAGCTCCTCATCCTCGACGAGCCCACCGAGGGCATCCAGCCGTCGATCATCAAGGACATCGAGCGCGCCATCCGCACCCTGGCCCAGAGCGGCGAAATGGCCATCCTGCTGGTGGAACAGTATTACGACTTCGCCGAATCCCTGGCCGACCAGTACCTCCTGATGGAGCGCGGCGAATTCATCATGCGCGGCAGCGGGGAAACCATGCCTTCAGACGGGGTGCGGGAGGCACTGGCGGTATAG
- the urtD gene encoding urea ABC transporter ATP-binding protein UrtD: MSPAAAPLVDEPTADPLNDAHPEGSDGLDQMGHAVTGDLDLSHGVALYLEDITVSFDGFKALNALTLSIDAGELRCIIGPNGAGKTTMMDVITGKTRPDSGKAFFGQTLDLTRLSEPQIAHAGIGRKFQKPTVFENHTVFENLELAMTTDKRAWKSLLAWLSGDERDRITDTLKLIRLDHEADRPAGLLSHGQKQWLEIGMLLMQDPKLLLLDEPVAGMTDDETMRTADLFVSLAGKHSLVVVEHDMAFVEKLGGKVTVLHEGSVLAEGDLATVQNDQRVIEVYLGR, encoded by the coding sequence ATGAGTCCCGCCGCCGCCCCCCTCGTCGACGAGCCCACCGCCGATCCCCTCAACGACGCCCATCCGGAAGGCAGCGACGGCCTCGACCAGATGGGCCACGCCGTCACCGGCGACCTGGACCTCTCCCACGGCGTCGCCCTCTACCTGGAAGACATCACGGTGAGCTTCGACGGCTTCAAGGCCCTCAACGCCCTCACCCTGTCCATCGACGCCGGCGAACTGCGCTGCATCATCGGCCCCAACGGCGCCGGCAAGACGACCATGATGGACGTCATCACCGGCAAGACGCGGCCCGATTCCGGCAAGGCCTTCTTCGGCCAGACCCTGGACCTCACTCGCCTTTCGGAACCCCAGATCGCCCACGCCGGCATCGGCCGCAAGTTCCAGAAGCCCACGGTGTTCGAAAACCATACGGTGTTCGAAAACCTGGAACTGGCCATGACCACCGACAAACGGGCCTGGAAAAGCCTGCTGGCCTGGCTTTCCGGCGATGAACGCGACCGCATCACCGACACCCTCAAACTCATCCGCCTGGACCACGAGGCCGACCGCCCGGCGGGCCTTCTCTCCCACGGCCAGAAGCAATGGCTGGAAATCGGCATGCTCCTCATGCAGGACCCCAAGCTCCTGCTCCTGGACGAACCCGTCGCCGGCATGACCGACGATGAAACCATGCGCACGGCGGACCTCTTCGTCTCCCTCGCCGGCAAGCATTCCCTGGTGGTGGTCGAGCACGACATGGCCTTCGTCGAAAAACTGGGGGGCAAGGTGACCGTGCTGCACGAGGGGTCGGTGCTGGCGGAAGGGGATCTGGCGACGGTGCAGAATGATCAGCGGGTGATCGAGGTTTATCTTGGGAGGTGA
- the urtC gene encoding urea ABC transporter permease subunit UrtC: MRQPLVIRILSALDAKAWTALGAFLAIALVVVPVLHLAVPEDSALHVSTYAITLVGKILCYALVAVAMDLIWGYGGILSLGHGLFFALGGYGFGMYLMRQIGRDGSYQSDLPDFMVFLDWKELPWFWLGSDQFAWSMLLVVAVPALVAFVFGYFAFRSRIKGVYFSIITQALTYAAMLLFFRNETGFGGNNGFTDFKRILGYGITSSEMRLVLFGLSALALAAALVFAAWLVQSKFGRVLTAIRDAESRVMFIGYNPLWYKLAIWTVSAVLCGIAGALYVPQVGIINPSEMSPANSIEIAIWVAVGGRGTLIGPVIGAFVVNLAKSWFTVSFPEYWLFFLGLLFIVVTLLLPRGLVGLWKQLKARSGARP; the protein is encoded by the coding sequence ATGCGCCAGCCCCTCGTCATCCGCATCCTCTCCGCCCTGGACGCCAAGGCCTGGACAGCCCTGGGCGCCTTTCTGGCCATCGCCCTGGTGGTCGTTCCTGTCCTGCACCTGGCGGTGCCCGAGGACAGCGCCTTGCACGTCTCCACCTACGCCATCACCCTGGTGGGCAAGATTCTCTGCTACGCCCTGGTGGCGGTGGCCATGGACCTCATCTGGGGCTACGGCGGCATCCTCTCCCTGGGGCACGGCCTCTTCTTCGCCCTGGGCGGCTACGGCTTCGGCATGTACCTCATGCGCCAGATCGGCCGCGACGGCAGCTACCAGAGCGACCTGCCGGATTTCATGGTCTTCCTGGACTGGAAGGAACTGCCCTGGTTCTGGCTGGGCAGCGACCAGTTCGCCTGGTCCATGCTCCTGGTGGTGGCGGTGCCGGCCCTGGTGGCCTTCGTCTTCGGCTACTTCGCCTTCCGCTCGCGCATCAAGGGGGTGTATTTCTCCATCATCACCCAGGCGCTGACCTACGCCGCCATGCTGCTTTTCTTCAGAAACGAGACCGGCTTCGGCGGCAACAACGGTTTCACCGACTTCAAGCGCATCCTGGGCTACGGCATCACCTCTTCCGAAATGCGCCTGGTGCTCTTCGGCCTTTCCGCCCTGGCCCTGGCCGCAGCCCTGGTCTTTGCCGCCTGGCTGGTGCAATCCAAGTTCGGCCGCGTGCTCACCGCCATCCGCGACGCCGAATCCCGGGTCATGTTCATCGGCTACAACCCGCTCTGGTACAAGCTCGCCATCTGGACCGTCTCGGCCGTGCTGTGCGGCATCGCCGGCGCCCTCTATGTGCCCCAGGTGGGCATCATCAATCCCTCGGAAATGAGCCCCGCCAATTCCATCGAAATCGCCATCTGGGTGGCGGTGGGCGGACGCGGCACCCTCATCGGTCCGGTCATCGGCGCCTTTGTCGTCAATCTGGCCAAAAGCTGGTTTACCGTAAGCTTCCCGGAATACTGGCTGTTCTTCCTGGGCCTGCTGTTCATCGTCGTCACCCTCCTGCTCCCGCGCGGCCTGGTGGGCCTGTGGAAGCAACTGAAGGCCCGCTCCGGAGCCCGCCCATGA
- the urtB gene encoding urea ABC transporter permease subunit UrtB — protein MFRTLVTAFLCATALSAQGAVDPALVRRLAAEDSTEKVAAIRAIAQAADADAARILKAMAEDSLFLAGESVVVIEGEKALDATTGKEVSLPENPEAITVNNRLRGELANALAALKLFDADPAVRSASARKLQSSPDVAMAPLLARALEQESDPEIKALLADAHAQASLKDTNPQVRLMAVQTLAGSSSPAVKSLLLPLTDKASEAEDSVRYAAIEAVKAIERRLAWGDTLASIFSGLSLGSILLLAALGLAITYGVMGVINMAHGELLMIGAYSAYGMQSLFRAYAPEYVDWYLPAAVPVAFFAAAAVGVVMERTVIRWLYGRTLETLLATWGLSLILIQAARVLFGAQNVEVANPSWMSGGIALLPNLLLPWNRIIIVGFALFVLFLVWVLMNRTRLGMFVRAVTQNRPMAACVGVPTARIDTLAFALGAGIAGLGGVALSQISNVGPDMGQGYIVDSFMVVVVGGVGQLAGAVWAALGLGIFSKVLEGWAGAVIAKILVLVAIIVFIQKRPQGIFALKGRFVE, from the coding sequence ATGTTCAGAACTCTTGTCACTGCATTCCTCTGCGCCACCGCGCTTTCCGCCCAGGGTGCCGTGGATCCGGCTCTGGTGCGCCGCCTGGCGGCGGAGGACTCCACGGAGAAAGTCGCCGCCATTCGCGCGATCGCCCAGGCCGCCGATGCGGATGCAGCCCGCATCCTGAAAGCCATGGCCGAGGACAGTCTTTTTCTCGCGGGCGAGTCCGTCGTGGTCATCGAGGGCGAGAAAGCCCTCGACGCAACCACCGGAAAGGAAGTGAGCCTGCCCGAGAACCCGGAGGCAATCACGGTCAATAACCGCCTGCGCGGCGAACTGGCCAATGCCCTGGCAGCCCTGAAGCTCTTCGACGCCGACCCCGCCGTGCGCAGTGCATCGGCCCGCAAACTGCAGAGCAGTCCCGACGTCGCCATGGCCCCGCTGCTGGCCCGGGCCCTGGAGCAGGAAAGCGACCCGGAGATCAAGGCGCTCCTGGCCGACGCCCACGCCCAGGCCAGCCTGAAGGACACCAACCCGCAAGTACGCCTCATGGCGGTGCAAACCCTGGCCGGATCTTCTTCGCCGGCAGTAAAAAGTCTGCTCCTGCCCCTCACCGACAAGGCCAGCGAGGCGGAAGACTCCGTGCGCTACGCCGCCATCGAGGCAGTCAAGGCCATCGAACGCCGCCTGGCCTGGGGCGACACCCTGGCCAGCATCTTCTCGGGGCTGTCCCTGGGCAGCATCCTGCTTCTCGCCGCCCTGGGGCTGGCCATCACCTACGGGGTGATGGGGGTCATCAACATGGCCCATGGCGAGCTGCTCATGATCGGCGCCTACTCGGCCTACGGCATGCAGAGCCTGTTCCGGGCCTACGCGCCGGAGTACGTCGATTGGTATCTTCCGGCCGCCGTTCCGGTGGCCTTCTTTGCCGCGGCCGCGGTGGGGGTGGTGATGGAGCGTACGGTGATCCGCTGGTTGTACGGGCGCACCCTGGAGACCCTCCTGGCCACCTGGGGCCTGTCGCTGATCCTGATCCAGGCGGCCCGCGTCCTGTTCGGTGCCCAGAACGTGGAAGTGGCCAACCCGAGCTGGATGTCGGGCGGCATCGCCCTCCTGCCCAACCTGCTGCTGCCCTGGAACCGCATCATCATCGTCGGCTTCGCCCTCTTCGTGCTCTTCCTGGTGTGGGTGCTGATGAACCGCACCCGGCTGGGCATGTTCGTGCGGGCGGTGACCCAGAACCGGCCCATGGCCGCCTGTGTCGGGGTGCCCACGGCGCGCATCGATACCCTGGCTTTCGCCCTCGGCGCGGGCATCGCCGGCCTGGGGGGGGTGGCGCTCTCGCAGATTTCCAACGTGGGGCCGGACATGGGCCAGGGCTATATCGTCGATTCCTTCATGGTGGTGGTAGTGGGCGGCGTAGGGCAACTGGCCGGCGCCGTCTGGGCCGCCCTGGGCCTGGGGATTTTCTCCAAGGTGCTGGAGGGCTGGGCCGGGGCAGTGATCGCCAAGATTCTGGTCCTCGTCGCCATCATCGTCTTCATCCAGAAGCGTCCCCAGGGCATCTTCGCCCTCAAGGGCCGCTTCGTCGAATAA
- a CDS encoding OmpA family protein, with translation MKSLSLATLAALAAFPALAPAGDSDPGRRIDNGRVDLHPIGAQAEVAPFRDFPLPSGVSRSDLAAMHSAQAALPARSPEVRATLDDEGLGALFASGRANLSEAARRRLDTMANALRGKPGLRLSIVGHTDDQRLSANARRHFRDNQGLSQARALAVAVYLRHSLALESAHIAIAGHGESQPVASNRLPEGMARNRRVEVSAWHEEAPAQVAPLTPPPCVPGVGDADLPFRVTVDGEAMNLGEAANEADRQRCTDVALAQADIQVRYDDLATRPTLNIWTLADATVRGEAAVFAAHSNYAAWIARAEVRIFRRGQKPDARPLAILPLRWDENVPWGVPATEGEDYAYLLRVYDRDERFDESSLKDLNVVARRRPATDLDRPEREALTGWGENALALRNIPVRGGTVTVHGRDLPAGHRVSALGFAVPVDSAGRFALRQILPPGPQSVELSVTDPNGVTASFRRNVNIPDDDWFYVALGDLTLGRNHVRGPAELVSGDEQHYRNETYVDGRGAFYLKGKIKGEWLLTAAADTREQPLEDLFSNFSRKDPRYLLRSIDPNAYYPVYGDDSTTLDDAPTQGKFYVRLERGDSHVMWGNFQTQWSGSELAQYSRGLYGAKLRFRSEAMTAFGERRTALDAFAADPGTLGARDEFRGTGGSLYYLRHQDITQGSERVWVEVRDKDSGLVLERRELVPSQDYEINVLQGRILLREPLSSTASGGGLVLTSALGGQPLFLVTTYEYAPGLTAPDSLATGLRASHWISDALKLGVSTFHQGEAGASQTLREADVTLRLGPGTGIKVELAHSSGPGSGASNSLDGGFGFNAQSGAGGEAMAKRIDATLDLADVVDGGRGTLSAYWQDRERGYSAPGQIALNGEATSQGGVRANLPLSAQDEINVKADVRHGESQHGGNAELAWKHRVDDVWAVSVGIRHDDRDTRIVNRSPLLSQSGTRTDAIARTDYQPLRPDGKPGEREDWSAYGFVQGTVERSGERDPNNRGGLGGSWQVHDRLRLSAEASDGNLGLGGRLGADYRISDRSNAYLNYVLETENPNYAYRGRTGTWVSGSEYRVSEGLRLFGENRISHGAGPESLTQAFGVDLAPNDRWHYGAKLEVGTLSDPLAGDLDRRAVGISVGYKEGRTKYTGSLEFRKEDSTLSGDRQTWLTRNTLGYQLDPAWRLLGKFNLSRSNNSRGAFYDGDFHEFVLGAAYRPVQNDRWNTLFKYTHLYNLPSPGQLSPAGTVADYAQKSQVFAVDTIYDLLPWLSLGFKYGLRIGELRDNRVGGNWYSSRADLVVVRADWHFVREWDAVAEMRNLRAREARDARAGALVGVYRQIGENLKLGGGYNFTHFSDDLTDLSFRSRGWFLNVVAKY, from the coding sequence ATGAAAAGCCTCTCCCTCGCGACCCTGGCCGCCCTCGCGGCCTTCCCGGCATTGGCCCCGGCCGGAGATAGCGACCCGGGACGGCGCATCGACAATGGCCGCGTGGACCTCCATCCCATCGGGGCCCAGGCTGAAGTCGCGCCCTTCCGTGACTTTCCCCTCCCGTCCGGAGTCAGCCGCAGCGACCTTGCCGCCATGCATTCGGCCCAGGCCGCCCTGCCTGCCCGCTCCCCCGAGGTCCGTGCCACCCTGGACGACGAAGGCCTCGGGGCCCTGTTCGCCTCCGGCCGGGCGAATTTGAGCGAAGCGGCCCGCCGGCGCCTGGACACCATGGCCAACGCCCTGCGCGGCAAGCCCGGGCTGCGGCTTTCGATCGTCGGCCATACCGACGACCAGCGCCTGTCGGCCAATGCCCGCCGCCATTTCCGGGACAATCAGGGCCTGTCGCAAGCGCGCGCCCTGGCGGTGGCCGTCTATCTGCGGCATTCCCTGGCGCTGGAAAGCGCCCACATCGCCATCGCCGGCCACGGTGAATCACAGCCCGTGGCCAGCAATCGCCTCCCTGAAGGCATGGCCCGCAATCGGCGAGTCGAAGTCTCAGCCTGGCATGAGGAGGCACCCGCCCAGGTGGCACCTCTCACGCCCCCTCCCTGTGTCCCCGGGGTCGGCGACGCCGACCTGCCCTTCCGGGTCACGGTGGACGGCGAAGCCATGAACCTGGGGGAAGCTGCCAACGAGGCGGACCGCCAGCGCTGCACCGACGTCGCCCTGGCGCAGGCCGACATCCAGGTCCGCTATGACGATCTCGCCACCCGTCCCACGCTAAACATCTGGACCCTCGCGGACGCCACGGTGCGGGGGGAAGCGGCAGTGTTCGCCGCCCATTCGAATTACGCGGCCTGGATTGCGCGCGCCGAGGTCCGCATTTTCCGCCGGGGACAAAAACCCGACGCGCGGCCCCTGGCCATCCTGCCCTTGCGCTGGGATGAGAACGTCCCGTGGGGGGTTCCGGCCACCGAGGGCGAGGACTACGCCTACCTGCTCCGGGTCTATGACCGGGACGAGCGTTTCGACGAATCCTCGCTGAAGGACCTCAACGTCGTCGCCCGGCGCCGCCCGGCCACGGACCTCGACCGCCCCGAGCGGGAGGCCTTGACCGGTTGGGGTGAAAACGCCCTGGCCCTGCGCAACATTCCGGTGCGGGGCGGCACCGTGACGGTCCATGGCCGCGACCTGCCGGCCGGCCACCGGGTAAGCGCCCTGGGCTTCGCCGTCCCGGTGGATTCTGCTGGCCGCTTTGCCCTGCGCCAGATCCTGCCCCCGGGCCCCCAGTCGGTCGAGCTTTCCGTGACGGATCCCAACGGGGTCACGGCTTCCTTCCGCCGCAATGTCAACATCCCGGATGACGACTGGTTCTACGTCGCCCTCGGCGATCTCACCCTGGGACGCAACCATGTCCGGGGCCCGGCGGAGCTGGTGAGCGGCGACGAGCAGCACTACCGCAACGAGACCTATGTCGACGGACGCGGCGCCTTCTACCTGAAAGGCAAGATCAAGGGCGAATGGCTGTTGACCGCTGCGGCCGACACGCGGGAGCAGCCGCTCGAGGATCTTTTCAGCAATTTCTCGCGCAAGGACCCCCGCTACCTGCTGCGCAGCATCGACCCCAATGCCTACTATCCGGTTTATGGGGACGACAGCACCACCCTGGACGATGCCCCCACCCAGGGCAAGTTCTACGTACGGCTGGAGCGAGGCGATTCCCATGTGATGTGGGGCAATTTCCAGACCCAGTGGAGCGGCAGCGAGCTGGCTCAGTATTCCCGCGGCCTCTATGGGGCGAAGCTGCGCTTCCGCTCGGAAGCCATGACCGCCTTCGGCGAGCGACGCACTGCCCTCGACGCCTTTGCCGCCGACCCTGGCACCCTCGGTGCCCGGGACGAGTTCCGCGGCACCGGAGGATCCCTCTACTATCTGCGGCACCAGGACATCACCCAGGGTTCCGAGCGGGTGTGGGTCGAGGTGCGCGACAAGGATTCCGGCCTGGTGCTCGAACGGCGCGAGCTGGTGCCCTCCCAGGATTATGAAATCAATGTACTCCAGGGGCGGATCCTCCTGCGTGAGCCCCTTTCCTCTACCGCAAGCGGCGGCGGGCTGGTCCTGACTTCGGCCCTGGGCGGCCAGCCGCTTTTCCTGGTCACCACCTACGAATACGCTCCCGGCCTGACCGCCCCCGACAGTCTGGCCACCGGCCTGCGGGCCTCCCACTGGATAAGCGATGCCCTCAAGCTGGGGGTCAGCACCTTCCACCAGGGTGAAGCCGGCGCTTCCCAGACCCTGCGCGAAGCCGACGTGACCTTGCGCCTGGGTCCGGGAACCGGCATCAAGGTGGAGCTTGCCCATTCCTCCGGCCCCGGGAGCGGTGCGTCGAATTCCCTGGATGGCGGGTTCGGTTTCAACGCGCAGAGTGGCGCGGGCGGCGAGGCCATGGCCAAGCGCATCGATGCAACCCTGGACCTGGCCGACGTGGTCGACGGGGGCCGCGGAACCCTCAGTGCCTACTGGCAGGATCGGGAGCGCGGCTACTCGGCCCCGGGCCAGATCGCGCTCAATGGCGAAGCCACGAGCCAGGGCGGCGTGCGTGCGAATCTGCCCCTCTCAGCGCAAGACGAGATCAACGTCAAGGCGGACGTGCGCCATGGGGAATCTCAGCACGGGGGCAACGCGGAACTGGCCTGGAAGCACCGTGTGGACGATGTCTGGGCGGTGTCCGTGGGCATTCGCCACGATGATCGGGACACCCGTATTGTCAATCGCAGCCCCCTCCTCTCCCAGAGTGGAACCCGTACGGATGCCATCGCCCGGACCGACTATCAACCCCTGCGCCCCGACGGCAAGCCCGGAGAGCGGGAAGATTGGTCGGCCTACGGGTTCGTCCAGGGCACGGTCGAACGCAGCGGCGAGCGCGATCCCAACAACCGCGGAGGCCTGGGGGGGAGCTGGCAGGTCCATGACCGTTTGCGGCTCAGCGCCGAGGCCTCCGACGGCAATCTTGGACTCGGTGGCCGCCTCGGCGCCGACTATCGGATTTCGGACCGCAGCAACGCCTACCTGAACTACGTGCTGGAAACGGAAAATCCCAATTACGCCTACCGCGGCCGGACGGGAACCTGGGTTAGCGGCAGCGAGTACCGGGTCAGCGAAGGGCTGCGCCTCTTCGGCGAAAACCGGATCAGCCATGGCGCCGGACCGGAGAGCCTGACCCAGGCCTTCGGCGTCGATCTGGCCCCGAATGATCGCTGGCATTACGGCGCCAAACTCGAAGTCGGAACCCTCAGCGACCCCCTGGCCGGCGACCTCGACCGGCGGGCCGTGGGCATCTCTGTCGGCTACAAGGAGGGACGGACAAAGTACACCGGCAGTCTGGAATTCCGCAAAGAGGACAGTACCCTCAGCGGCGACCGCCAGACCTGGCTCACGCGGAACACCTTGGGGTATCAGCTCGACCCCGCCTGGCGTCTTCTGGGGAAATTCAATCTCTCGCGCAGCAACAACAGCAGGGGGGCGTTCTACGACGGCGATTTCCACGAATTCGTACTTGGGGCAGCCTACCGCCCGGTGCAGAACGACCGCTGGAACACCTTGTTCAAGTACACCCATCTCTACAACCTGCCTTCGCCGGGACAGCTGAGCCCAGCCGGTACGGTGGCGGACTACGCCCAGAAAAGCCAGGTCTTCGCCGTCGACACCATTTACGACCTGCTCCCCTGGCTGTCCCTGGGCTTCAAGTACGGACTGCGCATCGGGGAACTGCGCGACAACCGGGTGGGCGGGAACTGGTACTCCAGCCGTGCCGACCTGGTCGTGGTGAGGGCGGACTGGCACTTTGTCCGGGAATGGGATGCGGTCGCCGAAATGCGCAATCTGCGCGCCCGGGAGGCAAGGGATGCCCGTGCCGGAGCGCTGGTCGGCGTTTATCGACAAATCGGCGAAAACCTCAAGCTGGGCGGCGGCTACAACTTCACCCACTTCTCCGACGACCTCACCGACCTGTCCTTCCGCAGCCGGGGGTGGTTCCTCAACGTGGTGGCGAAATACTGA